In one window of Henckelia pumila isolate YLH828 chromosome 1, ASM3356847v2, whole genome shotgun sequence DNA:
- the LOC140875024 gene encoding cytochrome P450 89A2-like produces MGIWFVAVVSLCISAIVSSLFNLFKKNLPPGPPSLPLIGNFIWLRRPISELEFILRRLKTRYGPLMTIRIGPRKLIFVGSHSLAHRALIQHGAIFSDRPPPPATSKVLNRPRRVISSAAYGPTWRLLRRNLTQGILHPGRVKSYSSSRQWVLSILVSRLKEAFESESSITPIDHFQYAMYCLLALLCFGDKIHETQIKAIESVHRRLLLGFRRFNVLNFCPLLGKIIFRNRWKELMRLRQEQEKSLIPLIRARIHAKQQSISNNIQENDNQQVLAYVDTLIDLQLPEENRKLEESEFVSLCSEFIAAGTHTTSTALQWIMANLVKYPYIQTKLYDEITGVLRNVQHQTIEEEDLGRMPYLKAVVLEALRRHPPVHFVLPHRVTQDIELDGYVIPGDATVNFMVADMGWDPKVWEDPMEFKPERFLGTEIGEAFDITGRREIKMMPFGAGRRICPGLALALLHLEYFVANLIWNYQWIPVEGDDVDLTEKQALTTVMKNPLRVRISPRNS; encoded by the coding sequence ATGGGAATCTGGTTTGTAGCAGTCGTCTCTCTGTGTATCTCAGCCATTGTGAGCTCCTTGTTCAATCTTTTCAAGAAAAATTTGCCGCCGGGGCCGCCGAGTTTGCCTTTGATCGGCAATTTCATATGGCTACGCCGCCCTATATCCGAGTTGGAATTCATCCTCCGCCGCCTCAAGACTCGATACGGCCCCCTCATGACGATTCGTATCGGCCCCCGGAAGCTCATATTCGTCGGAAGCCACTCCCTGGCCCACCGTGCCCTCATCCAGCACGGTGCCATCTTCTCCGACCGGCCACCTCCACCTGCCACCAGCAAGGTTCTGAACAGACCACGTAGAGTGATTAGCTCAGCCGCCTACGGCCCCACTTGGCGTCTCCTCCGCCGCAACCTAACCCAGGGGATCCTCCATCCCGGCCGTGTcaaatcctactcatcctcccGCCAATGGGTTCTCTCAATTCTAGTCAGTCGATTGAAGGAAGCGTTCGAATCGGAATCTTCCATCACTCCGATCGATCATTTCCAGTACGCCATGTACTGCCTTCTGGCTCTCCTCTGCTTTGGAGACAAGATCCACGAGACCCAAATCAAGGCAATTGAATCCGTGCATCGCAGATTGCTTCTGGGTTTTCGACGATTCAACGTCCTCAACTTTTGTCCTCTATTGGGGAAAATCATTTTCCGCAATCGCTGGAAGGAACTCATGCGACTGCGTCAAGAACAGGAGAAGTCGCTGATTCCTCTCATCCGGGCTCGCATCCACGCCAAACAACAATCAATCTCCAACAATATTCAAGAAAATGACAATCAACAAGTGTTGGCATATGTGGACACGCTGATCGATTTGCAGCTTCCCGAAGAAAACAGGAAACTGGAGGAATCAGAGTTTGTGAGCCTATGCAGCGAGTTCATTGCCGCTGGCACTCATACCACATCCACAGCTCTGCAATGGATAATGGCTAATCTTGTCAAATACCCTTACATCCAAACCAAGCTTTACGACGAGATAACCGGCGTCTTGAGAAACGTGCAGCATCAGACGATTGAGGAAGAGGACTTGGGTAGAATGCCGTACTTGAAAGCCGTAGTTTTGGAAGCCTTGCGGCGACACCCTCCGGTCCATTTTGTTCTGCCGCACAGGGTGACACAAGACATCGAATTGGATGGTTACGTGATCCCCGGTGATGCCACGGTGAATTTTATGGTGGCTGATATGGGTTGGGACCCGAAGGTGTGGGAGGATCCGATGGAATTCAAGCCTGAGAGATTCTTGGGTACTGAGATTGGAGAGGCATTCGATATAACAGGGAGAAGAGAAATCAAAATGATGCCGTTCGGTGCCGGAAGGAGGATTTGTCCTGGCCTTGCATTGGCACTCTTGCATTTGGAATATTTTGTGGCCAATCTGATTTGGAACTACCAGTGGATTCCTGTCGAAGGTGACGATGTAGATCTTACTGAGAAGCAAGCACTCACCACTGTCATGAAGAATCCGCTTCGTGTTCGCATCTCTCCGAGAAACTCATGA